The Pseudogulbenkiania sp. MAI-1 sequence GCTTCCTTGATGTCGGCCAGCGTGCGGCCGGCGTAAGTTGTGCTCATGCAGCAGTCCTTTCATCAATAGTCACTGGCGCAAAGATCGTCGGTTGCCCGCCACGCGCGAGCGCCGTCATTGACGATGCCAGGACGAACATCATCGTGCTGAATGACATCCATGGTGGCGTAGGGCAGGGAGGCCATCCGTTCTCGAAGCGACTTGGTGATGTCTCCAAGCGGCATGGCCGGGCGGGGGTAGACCTTGGTTTGGGTGATGCCGGGGGCAGGATGCGGGGAGGCTCAGCGGGAGCCGGTAAAGCCCGGGCGCGGTGTGGCCACGCGCACCCGGGCTGGTGCTAGCGTCCGCGATCGCCCCCGCCATGCCCGCGGCCGGGGGTGTCTTCGATGATGAAGGGGCGCTGTTGTGACGAGCCGCCACGCTGCCCACCCTCCGGGCGTTGCTGGAAGGATGGCCTGCCGGAAGGTTGGACTTGGCGAGGTTCGACCTGATGCCGTTCGAACTGGCGGACCTCTCCACGCCGCTCCATGCTGCCGACGTCAGGCCGGGGCGGCCGAGCCTGCTCGGGCCGGATGATGGTGGGCATCTCCTGCGGGCGCGGTGCGCGTGGAATGTCGGCGTCCTGCTGGCGTCGTTCGAAGCGACGGTTGTCGCCGCCTCGGCGCTCGGCGTTGCCGACGTCCGGTCGTGCCTGCTCGGGCCGGATGATGGTGGGCATCTCCTGTGAACGCGGAGTGCGCGGAATATCGACATCCTGCCGGCGCCGTTCGAAGCGGCGTTCTTCTCCGCGGCGTTCGGCGCTGCCGACGTCCGGCGCGCGCGAGCGGCCTTGCTCGGGGCGGATGATGAAGGGCGACTCCTGCGGACGAGGCGTGCGCGGGATGTCGATCTTGCGTTCACCCTGGTTGCCCAGACGGCCGGGCGGGAAGAAGCCCCTGTCGCGTTTCTCGTTGTCGCCACGCGACCAATCCGGCCGCCGATCGAAACGGCGATCCATCTCGGGGCGCCGGGACGGGTTGATGATGGCGGGCATGTCGCGGCGCGAGCCGGCACGGTCCTGAGCTTCAGGCCGCGACAGCAACGGTTGTTGTCGGTCGCGCTGACGGCCGCCGGGGGGGGCCATCCGTTCGGCCTGCCGCGGCGTGAATCCCTGATAGGGGACGTTGCGGCGGTGCTCCGGGTCATGCTCCCAGCGGAACGGGCCTTTGCGCCCGATCCATTCCCGGTGCGTAATGCGCGGCTGGTAGTAGAAGTTGTTGATGTTGATGATCGTGACGTGGCGGCGCGGCCAGTCGAAGCTGCCGAAGAAGAAGCCCACGCTCACCGAGAAGCCGACACCCCAGTAGATACCCACGCTCGGCCCGACGTAGTAGCCGGGCCAGACCCAGTAGAACGGCGGATAGGCCGGCCACCACCAGGGGCCGTACACCACCCACGGGTCGTAGTAGGGTACGTAGACGACGAGCGGGTCGTAGGGTTCGAGCACGATGACCGGTTCGTGGCTGGCAACGCGGACGTAGCGGTTGGAACGCAGATAGCCTTGCTCCCATGCTTTCTCCCGCAGGCGCTGTATCGTGTCCATGACCTGGTCCTCCTGGGCGAGGAAGGCGTTGCCCAGTTCTTCGGTCCATTCCAGGTGGTCGTCCATCATCTGCAGTACCTGGGGAAAGGCGACCAGCGACAGCACGCTGGGGTCCCAGTCGTTGTAGTCGGCGGACCGTACTGCCTGCTCACCCTTCAGGTTGGGGTGGGCGCGTGACCAGCGTGCCGCCTCGACCACCTCGAGCGGGTAGGTCGACGCCATCAATACCTGCGACAGTAGCGAGTCGGGGTAGAGCGCGATGGGAGCGAGCATCTGGTCCAGTTCCGCCTGCGTGTACAGGTCTTCTTCGGCGGCGGCCGGGGGAGCCACGGCCAGACTCATCGCAACGGAGAAAATCAGGATCAGAAACCGGATCAGAAAAGATCGGGTGCGTATGTACATGGTGGGGCCTCCCTTGCTTGCAGAGGCGAGCCGGACAGACAGCGCCGTGGGCGTTTGCCGGACGACTCGGGTTAGCGGGCAGCGTCCTGGCGCCCGCCTAAGCCCTCCTAGACCCTGCCGGGTGTCGATGGGCCATGGCTATCAGCCGGGTACCAAGCAGATGGGCCAAGCCCTGTCCGCCGGCATTCATCACGGCGTTATGGTTCCACTTGAACAGCGGGTGGGCGACCGGTGCGAGCAGGTTCATCCAGCGCTTGGTGGTGCGCACTTCCCAATCGTAGCGGACGACGGTGAGCGTGCCTTCGCGCGAGAAAGTCCAGCAGCCGCAGCCTTCGACTTCTCCGCTCGCCATGCCTTCCAGGCAGACCAGCGGTTCGATGCGGGTGATGCGTATGTCGAAGGTCAGCCGGTACGGCAGCACGCTTTTCCAAGTGTAGCGTTGCACGGCACCCAGCCCGTTGTCGTCGCCGGTTTCCAGATCCAGTACCTGTTCGACACCGCGCCACCAGCTGGGCCAGCGGTTCGAGTGGTAGATGGCGTCCCATACCGCTTCCATGGGCGCCTCCAGGTACCACAGGGTGGAAAACCGGTATTCGGCCATCGCTGTTCGGGTTCCCTGTGTTTGACGGTTCAGGGTTGGAAAAAATCCGCAGGGAGCGGAACGTCAATTTCCACGTCGTCCATCAACACTGTTTCCAGCTCCTTGTCGTCGAGACCGAAACTGACGACCTTGACCGGAAACAGCGTGCGCTCGGCCAGCCAGAGCTGGAAGCGGTGCACACCATCCATGGCTTTGCCCGGCGCACCGGTGACGGCCCAGCGTTGTGTCTGCCACACACCGACGGTCTCCGGGCCGAGCGGCGCGGTGTCGCCTCCCTGCTGCAGGGCCTGGACCGTGCGCAACAGGACGCCGACGTCGGAGCGATCGACACGGCGGCCGTGCGGGCCGTGGATGAGGGGATTGTCCGGGGCCAGCGTCAGTGCCGGCCCACGCGGGCCAAAAGGCCACAATCGTACCTTGCCGCTGTGCGGGTTATAGATCAGCAGTGCTCCCGGATACGGTGCGACGAACTCCATGCGCACGAAGCCGGGCTTGCGCCAGGTGTAACGGATGACCTGGGGTTTGCTGTGTGGCGCGGACGAATGGAGGGTGACCCGGTAGCTGTCGAGTTGGTCGAATTGCTGCCGGGCGGCCGCGACCGGGTCCGACGGGCTGGCGCCAGCCGGGGCGAGCAGGGCGGTGGCGAGCAGTGGCCAGAGCATGGGCTACTCCACTACCTCCAGCACCCCTGCCATGCCTTTCTCGCGGTGGCTCTTGAAGAACAATAGCTTGTTCGGGCACTGGAACGGGTAGCGGCCGGCCACGGTCGGGGTGAAGCGGAAGGTACGCGCCTCCTGGACGAGCCGGCTGTCGATGGCGACCTGGTCGGGCGGCAGCTTGAGCACGAAGCTGTGCGGGATCAGCCCCGCTTCGACGCGGACCGATAGCTCCACCGGGATACCCGCCTTGACCACGAGGTGATCGGGCTTGAAGAAGTAGCTGCCGCCAACGATGGCCACACGCTGGACGCCATCGCTGGCAACGGGAACGCGGTAGGGCTCTTCGGCGGCACGCGCGATGAGGGAGGTGGCGAGCAGGCCGAGTGCCAGCGCCATCCCGGACGGGGTGAGTCTGAATCTGTGCATGGCGGCTCCTGTTTCTCGTTCGATGGCACGCAGGCATCAGTAGCCGCTGCCACCGCCGCCCTTGCTGCCGTCTTGTGTCGGCGCCGGCCGGCTCATGTGGTCGCCCATCATGGTGCAGCCGGTGACGGCCAGGAGCAGTGCCAAGAGGCCGGCACGCAGCCAGTGTTTTCCATTCATGGTGTTTTCCTTCGTCATGGTGAACGGTGGTTAACCGGACCAGGAGCCGGCGTCGCCGCCGAGCGCGTTGCAGGCGTCGACCGCGATCGCCCGCAATCGGGTTTCGTGGCTTGGGCCGGACAGGGCATAGCCCAGACCCCGGCTGGCCCAGTAGATGGTGCGGCGTTCGCCGTCGGGCAGGGGCCGCAGGCCGATCTCACGCTGGGGGTAAGGGGAGATGTACAGCGTCAGGCGGGTGCCTGCCGCGTTCTGATACATGAATTGCGCGGCGGGGCCGGCTTCGCCGGGCAGCAGCCGCCCCCCTACCAGTGCGTAGCCGTATTCGGCAAGCGGTGGAGCCGCCACCGGGCGCATCAGCCGCTTGGACAGCCACGCCAGCAGATGCGCCTGATCGGCAACGGTGACCTCGACCGGATGCCGCTGTTCCGGCGCGTAGACGGCGTAGGCCAGGTCCGCGCGCCGGGCGAAGGCGGGCTGCACCATCTCAGCCGGGAAGATCCGTTCCGGCTGCATGGCACCCGCCAGAAGGCCGAGCACCAGACCGCCGACCGCGGCCGCGCCGAGATACCACCAGGGGGTGCGACGCTGCACGAACAGACTCGCCCCTTCGCTCGGCAGAGGAAACAGTTGCCGGAGGGCGGCATTCTGGCTGCGGTAGTGTTCGACTCGCGCCATCGCTGCCGGGTCGTGCGCCAACTGCTCCAGCAGCTCCGCGCGCTCGGCGCCGGACAATTCGCCGTCGACCAGCGCGCACAGCCGGCGAACGTCGTCGTTTTCCGGGGGGCTGGCGGTGTCGCGAGTCGGGTTCATGGTGCGTGCTTTACTACTTTCAATGGAGTCCGCGTCGACGTCGCGTCCCCGGTCATCGGTTCGGTCAATAGGGCGCGCATGCGCTCCCTCCCGCGCGCGAGGCGCGACATCACGGTGCCGACCGGCACCTGCAAAACCTTGGCGGCCTCCTGGTAGCTGAGCTCTTCCACCGCCACCAGCAGCAGCACTTCGCGCTGCTCCAGCGGCAGCCGGTAGAGCGCCCGCTCCACGTCGCGCAGCAGCAAGCCGTCGATTTCGCTGTTCGGGGCCGGCGTCTGCTGCCACGGCGCCGTTTCGTCGTCGACCGCGACCTCGCGGCGGGAGCGCAGCTGGTCGATGAAACGGTGACGCAGCAGGGTCAGCAGCCACGCGCGCAGGTTGCCGCTCCGCCCCCAATGCCATTTGCGCAGGGCTCGTTCCAGGGTGTCCTGCACCAGATCGTCGGCCCAAGCCGGGTCACGGGTCAGCGCGCGGGCGTAACGCCGCAGGTGCGGCAGCCAGACCAGGAGATCGGATTCGAAACTCATGGCATGGGCCTGGGCATCCCGCCGGGCGGGTCACCCGCTCAGGGCTTGACCGTGTGCCACATGCCCTTGAAGCCGTCGCCCATCTTGTCGCCCGGTTTCTTGTCCTTCGACCAGCGGTACAGCGGGTGACCTTTGTAGGTCCACTGCTTTTTGCCGTCGTCGCGCGTGATCATGCCCCAGTCGCCCATCGCCTTGTCGTACGAGTCGGCGAGTGCCGGCGGCCAGTTCTCGGTACAGCCCCC is a genomic window containing:
- a CDS encoding DUF3300 domain-containing protein translates to MYIRTRSFLIRFLILIFSVAMSLAVAPPAAAEEDLYTQAELDQMLAPIALYPDSLLSQVLMASTYPLEVVEAARWSRAHPNLKGEQAVRSADYNDWDPSVLSLVAFPQVLQMMDDHLEWTEELGNAFLAQEDQVMDTIQRLREKAWEQGYLRSNRYVRVASHEPVIVLEPYDPLVVYVPYYDPWVVYGPWWWPAYPPFYWVWPGYYVGPSVGIYWGVGFSVSVGFFFGSFDWPRRHVTIININNFYYQPRITHREWIGRKGPFRWEHDPEHRRNVPYQGFTPRQAERMAPPGGRQRDRQQPLLSRPEAQDRAGSRRDMPAIINPSRRPEMDRRFDRRPDWSRGDNEKRDRGFFPPGRLGNQGERKIDIPRTPRPQESPFIIRPEQGRSRAPDVGSAERRGEERRFERRRQDVDIPRTPRSQEMPTIIRPEQARPDVGNAERRGGDNRRFERRQQDADIPRAPRPQEMPTIIRPEQARPPRPDVGSMERRGEVRQFERHQVEPRQVQPSGRPSFQQRPEGGQRGGSSQQRPFIIEDTPGRGHGGGDRGR
- a CDS encoding SRPBCC family protein, which encodes MEAVWDAIYHSNRWPSWWRGVEQVLDLETGDDNGLGAVQRYTWKSVLPYRLTFDIRITRIEPLVCLEGMASGEVEGCGCWTFSREGTLTVVRYDWEVRTTKRWMNLLAPVAHPLFKWNHNAVMNAGGQGLAHLLGTRLIAMAHRHPAGSRRA
- a CDS encoding anti-sigma factor, with protein sequence MNPTRDTASPPENDDVRRLCALVDGELSGAERAELLEQLAHDPAAMARVEHYRSQNAALRQLFPLPSEGASLFVQRRTPWWYLGAAAVGGLVLGLLAGAMQPERIFPAEMVQPAFARRADLAYAVYAPEQRHPVEVTVADQAHLLAWLSKRLMRPVAAPPLAEYGYALVGGRLLPGEAGPAAQFMYQNAAGTRLTLYISPYPQREIGLRPLPDGERRTIYWASRGLGYALSGPSHETRLRAIAVDACNALGGDAGSWSG
- a CDS encoding sigma-70 family RNA polymerase sigma factor; amino-acid sequence: MSFESDLLVWLPHLRRYARALTRDPAWADDLVQDTLERALRKWHWGRSGNLRAWLLTLLRHRFIDQLRSRREVAVDDETAPWQQTPAPNSEIDGLLLRDVERALYRLPLEQREVLLLVAVEELSYQEAAKVLQVPVGTVMSRLARGRERMRALLTEPMTGDATSTRTPLKVVKHAP